The Astyanax mexicanus isolate ESR-SI-001 chromosome 4, AstMex3_surface, whole genome shotgun sequence genome segment GTCATCAAAGGAGAAATGGCACGGCTCAAAATCGGTTTATTGGGAATCAGCGAATTACATTGGACGGACAATGGTTACTTCCATTCGGATGATTTTACCGTTTACTACTCTGGTCACTACAACATCAAAAGGAACAGCGTGGCGTTCATAGCCTGCAAGCAAGTCGCCCGCGCCGTAGAAAGCTATTCAACGATCAGTGACCGTGTTATTTCCATCCGTATTCGCGCAAAACCACTATTTATCTCAATTCTGCAGGTATACGCCCCAACGTCCGATGCATCCGAGGATGAAATCGAACGATTCTATGCCGACATCCAAGAAGCGCTACAACAAGTGCCCAACAAGGACATTACCTACATCTTGGGAGATTTCAATGCAAAAATAGGCTACCAAGAAAATCCAGGCCTGGTAGGCAAATTCGGCTTGGGTGAACGATGCGGGTGACCGGTTGATACAGTTTTGCCAGGAAAATCGTTTCAAAATTGCGAACACATGGTTCATGCAACACAAACGACGTCTCTACACATGGACATCTCCTAATG includes the following:
- the LOC111191992 gene encoding LOW QUALITY PROTEIN: craniofacial development protein 2-like (The sequence of the model RefSeq protein was modified relative to this genomic sequence to represent the inferred CDS: inserted 2 bases in 1 codon); the encoded protein is MRIPTADATMDEKKGLRYSHTHRIATWNVRGMSQGKLDVIKGEMARLKIGLLGISELHWTDNGYFHSDDFTVYYSGHYNIKRNSVAFIACKQVARAVESYSTISDRVISIRIRAKPLFISILQVYAPTSDASEDEIERFYADIQEALQQVPNKDITYILGDFNAKIGYQENPGLVGKFGLGXNDAGDRLIQFCQENRFKIANTWFMQHKRRLYTWTSPNGLYRNQIDYVLCSRRWRSSVFAVKTYPGADCGTDHELLVASIKVKLCNIKKTAQLKKFNVSKIPPSYAVEVKNRFELLDTSEKLPDELWQEIQSLVFKTATQCIPHKKPEKKCKWLTEDTINLAKRRRTAKAMGS